DNA from Ziziphus jujuba cultivar Dongzao chromosome 2, ASM3175591v1:
GACGTCGTATGCTTCGGAGATTCACTTGAACTTTTTCTCGGCGACTTGTCGTTTGTTCGCCGGATTCTTGTCGGGATGCCAAGTCAATGCCAGCGGACTCCTGTACGCCTTCTTCAGCTCATCGTCGTTTGGCATCCCTGTTGACATTCAGTATGCTATAGCAGTCCACCACACccattctcttttttctctctcgtcaccctctctttctctctctactctatgtatacatatattttttgggtGCACTCTCTCtataatctatatatgtatatataggttttgttatttttggtattttagtttaagaaatattatttatttatttattttttttttttggggtaaatatagaaatattaatTGTTGAGGGAATGGACAAAGTTGGTGATGGTGAATTAATAAGAGTGGTGGGTGGGTCGTCGGGTGTGGATAGTTTTCATAACCCGGTTTGTCGATCCACCAACGACTCGTTTTGGTTTGAGTTTAGACTCTGAAGTACGAACatgtttgagattttttttttttttttaaaataaattttttgggtgAGAAACATGGAAGAATATAATGCTTCATGTTGGGTTTTGTCCAattttgaggattttttttttttttttttctgtgaatGGTATTGGCTTTGTAGTTCGAGATAATATGGGAATGTGCTGTTGCAACAGCTTCAATAAACTTGGAAACCCTTAACCACAGAATTAATGGTTAATTTACTACTGTTTTCTCAAGAGAAAAGAAGTGTTTAGTCCTTCGACATGTGGAATCGGATTAAATCTTAGTGCAATTGATTCAGATGGGTGAAAAATAAGACAAATGTATGGCGAtggatggaaaataaaataaaaataattttataagaatattaaaataaaaataattgacaccaaattatatttaattaatggttatagtataatttttttttataacatgtTGAAAGAGttgttatcatattttattgttcacaatctattaattaatgtgtttaattatattaacattttaaagGCAAATTCAAAAACTGATAATATAATCACATGAGTTCAAGTCATGTAAAATATTGTCATGTCCAGGTGGCTTGTTTTTAACGactagattttcttttttattattatttatcgaaAATTGGATACAGAAGGCTTCATGGGTAAGTGCtgaaaattgtataaatatatataaataaaagagatcTAAATTGAGAATTTGTTCTCTTTCTATATATGAGCCTAATGTTTTTTGCAACGTCTTCAAATAAAGTCAAATCTAGCAAAGTACAATTTTAAAGACTTAATGGTTCAAAAAAAGAATGGaagattaattttaattatgaacCTATATGAACCTATAAATaaattacttctttttttatttttacctttttgaTCAATAACATggaatattaattttctatgaaccaaaaaaaaaaaaaaaaaataaatctagcTAGGACTAGGAATGCTACTCGTTAGAATTTCATTGGCcagttgacccaaaaaaaaaaaaaaatcattgactTAGAGGCCAcatttcaaaactatttttctttttggtttttttagaaatatttcaaaactgttttatatacataaatattatttcagtGTCAGTcatattttaacattaattccAAGTTCAATTGCCTTTGGATAATTAATATGTGATCAATATTAATGAGTTTAGCTGAAgtggtatacatatatatatatatatatatatatatatattttttttttccaaaatcttttttttttattgttttaaaagatGTATTTTTCCAAATTCGTAATATTACAGTTTTTTCAagataaaatatgatatatttgaaggaacttaattataatatttaagcaGAGGATGAAGTGAAAGCAACCGTACTGGAACTGCATTCACTTATTCCAACAGATCATGAAACTCTTTTAATAATAtgcgtctatatatatatatatatatatatatattgtgtttgcATGTTAATTGATTTAGCttgttcaattaattgttcATTACGGGTTAATTGTTCATCTTCTTCTGATTCAAGATATGGCAGTGGAGCTGCTTGGCGGTGACTCAAAGTGTGAAGCGTGGCCTCTAGATCACATTGACGACGAAGATGACCAATCTTCACCATCCCCCAAGttcctcttctttcttcatgCCGTGCTTTCACGCCCTGTTGCTGTTGATGatcaggaggaagaagaagaagaagaagaagaagaccgaCTGGGTGTTCTTCCTGACAACATGGTAGATAGTGTCAATGTCGGCAAAGGTCATGTGGCTTTGGATTACAATGTGGTAATGGATGAGGTGCGGTCCAAGGTTGCCATCAAAGACATGCTTTGCGAAATTGGAATAGTTCCGGTTCAAGATTTCATGGTGCAGAGGATTTTGGACACTGCCCTTTCCATGTCCAAAGATAAACGGTTTGTGGGTCGGAAAGTTTTTGGGATGGGAGTGCACATTGATGCTATTGTGGATGACCTCCCAccacatgatgatgatgacgaagACATGGAGGAATCGGATGATGAATATGAAGATGAAGACATGGTGGGATTGGAGGGTGAAGATGATTGGGAGCCTAAGTTTGAGCCAGCCAATAGAGTTTCCATTGAAGAGTTGGAGAGGGTCAATGTTGGAGATTGTTCGAAAGAAGAAGCTGGACGTTGTTCTGTTTGCTTTGATGAATTCGAAACTGGGTGTGAAGCTACTCGTATGCCTTGCTCGCATCTCTTTCATGGCGATTGTATTGGCAAGTGGCTCCAAACTAGCAAATTCTGTCCCTTGTGTAGATTTCAGATGCCATCTTGATTAGTTTAAAGTACTTGTATAacatcttttatttgtttagttttattataACTTTTGGTCTTTTCTCTGTCTAAATCTGCAAGTCATGCAGATTATATTGCTTACCTGAATGCCAAAAGCATGTAAATCTTGTGTTATTTCTgtctttttgttcttgttttgaCTTATTTTTAATATCGTTTACAATTATGAATTCTGAAATACACAGCTGTGTAAATTAAtgcaaattatttgttattaattacCCTTAATAAGAaaacttgtttattaattaCCCTTAAACTATCTGCAAAACATACACGATATGAACAGTTTATATACTTACAAGTAGGATAATATAAAAGCTAACTCATGGggatcaacaaaaacaaaagtaataaaaacaGAATTTGAGATGGCAATAGcaaataattcttttattattttatatgactaTCTACTTTGTGCCTCTCAACTAGTGTCCAAACAACATGGATAAACCCTATAAGGCCACCATTTAACAAAGTGGATATTATGATAAAATCAAATCCAGGTTCCAAATGAGAATTATGTGAGAAACAAAGACAGAGATGAAATGATTCAAATAAATGGGTGAAAATATACATACCATGGAGTGTTTGCTTTGCTTAATTAGCCACTAATTTATATTGGCTTTTCATgggatttttctctttcttcagaATTTGATATCTTCGAGATACACTTCACTAGTATCTCTTGCCATCTACATTGGCTTTTGTGTTTTTGGGGATAAAATTTGGTTACTGGATATGTGGCTACTTCAGTTCAACATGCCAGCATCTCTTTTGATGTAAAACTTGTTGATCAGAAAACAACATAATCATCCATTTTGAATATGACTCTGTCATAGCCATTTGATTCtggctttctttattttttatttttggtttgatgtggTATGTTGGACAGAGGAACAGACAGGTTACTGAGACACACAATCTCAATCCCTCCCAGTAACTGAAAATCTGAGTATTTTGAAACTACAACCTGAGTGAGACTAGGCAATGCATAGATAGATGGACACTTTTGACGCTTCCTCTGCATAAATGCACACCAATATGGtttatactataaaaatttgtcACTATGTATCACATTTTGATGCATAACCTATGACAGTAAAAACATTCATTACCCGTCAACTTCCTAGAATTCCTcccaaaatatgattttatttccTAATCCCAAACTTTTATATATCTCAAGAAACAATAGAAAGAGGAAGCTGCTTGGGTACCTTGATACATCACCTTGAATCATTTACTTTCACTGCACCAACAAAACTCTTCCTACCTAATAttaatttgcatttttctttcttcaaatccatgaattattattttgttgcttaTTCTTCCATCCCTTTGGAACCCCATAACCTTAATCAtttcattcttattttttatttttctctaccCCAAATCATATAAGGTCTTCTCTATATTTTCTGACAAAACTTATGTAAATTTTCCTTAGCTTCTACAGGACATTTAATAATTGGAAATTAGTAGTCTGTAGGTTACTTGAACCTAATAATTATTGTCTTCCAATTTTCTAACCTATTTCTTTCCTTTACAAATTCTTCTATTGCTCTTAGAGAACTTCACAAGTCAGGAAACACAATCCATTCCTCTGCAATTCCTTGGCTGCTCGATATTTGTACTAATCTAGTTAATCTTACTCTGAGTTACAACATCATAGGAGGGTTGCCTTCTAAATTCTTTTGGAAATATTTCTCTTGTACATATTGACTTGTTTGAACTCTTTATGAAATATTTGCATTCTAAAGGTATTGTTGTTATCTAACAACTATCATAAAGGATCACCTTGATGACCTTTCAAAAAGATTCCGGGCATGAAATCATTCCCATCTTAGATGAAATTGTATCTAGATTGTAATCCATGGAGGGTCCTTAATTTCCCATTTAGTCTAacataaattcaaaaacttGTTGTCCTGAATCTAGACAAGAACCTACTCACAGGGCCATTGCCTAATGTTTCAAAGATTTCATTCTTGAGAGAGTTACAAAGCAGCTGTCAATAAGTTAAATGTGGTAGTTTAACGGATAGTATATATTGATCAACTCTGTAATTTGGAGATCTTGGATGTATCTTCAAATTTGTTCACTGGAAATGTCTCTGAATCTCACCTACAAATTAATCTTTTTCAAATTGCAAGAGTTGGATTTATCCTTCAACTCTTTAACATTGAATTTCAAGTCCAATTGGGTACTCTCCAAGGACAATGGTTGATCATATAAAACTGAATTCATGCAAGTTTAGGTCCAATAGCTGGCTTCAAACACAAATGAATTTGGTATACCTTGACATCTTAAATGCTAGAATTTTAGATGTTATCCCTGACTAACCGGGTTTTATAACATGACTTTGAAAATTACAGTACTTGATTCTTTCCTTCAACGATACCAATGGCAGCGCCTTTCAAAATATTccaattggaaattaatttcaGTATTGCAGTTTGATTCGAGTTCCAATCGATTTCATGGTGTAATCTCCTGTTTTTCTTTCTAATGCACATAATATAGATATCTCTCCCAAAATATGTTCACAAGCTTCAAGATCTAGGACAACACAATTTCTTGACGTCTCTGATAATATGCTAACAGGAAGCTTTCCTGATTGTTGGATCGATCGGAGAAAACTGGACATTctaaatttttgaaagaaataattgtTATCATGAATCAATCTTTTTCCTAGCTAGCTTATTTACTGTCCTCATGTTTGGTATGTTTTCATGAAAACCTCAtagttggttatttatttatttttttaattttgagagCATTCCATTCTGGATAGCAAAATTCattatttgtttcaatattatattatataagtttaattt
Protein-coding regions in this window:
- the LOC132799205 gene encoding E3 ubiquitin ligase BIG BROTHER-related-like; this translates as MAVELLGGDSKCEAWPLDHIDDEDDQSSPSPKFLFFLHAVLSRPVAVDDQEEEEEEEEEDRLGVLPDNMVDSVNVGKGHVALDYNVVMDEVRSKVAIKDMLCEIGIVPVQDFMVQRILDTALSMSKDKRFVGRKVFGMGVHIDAIVDDLPPHDDDDEDMEESDDEYEDEDMVGLEGEDDWEPKFEPANRVSIEELERVNVGDCSKEEAGRCSVCFDEFETGCEATRMPCSHLFHGDCIGKWLQTSKFCPLCRFQMPS